Part of the Saccharomyces kudriavzevii IFO 1802 strain IFO1802 genome assembly, chromosome: 8 genome is shown below.
tgttaGCCGCACACGAAAGTTTATATTCTTTCCACGCAGCCTTGACTAAGTGCGATGAAAACACTGATATAAGAGCCGTAGTAACAATTACTTTCCACGTATTATTTCCCATTTGTCCGTTTACAACATTGAATAATTACTTTACCACCGCACTTAACaattgccaaaaaaaatttttgctGTACTACCTTTTTCGCTATTGCAtaaatatgaaaaagaaaatcaaagatgCTGACAACAAAAGATAAAAGCAAAAGATCAACATTTACCATGttactttttgaaaagtaatGAAGACAACAGAAGACAACAGAGGACCAGTGAGGACAACTGACTAATTGAagctgtttttttctttagatATTATGTACTGCTTAGATCAGTTTGctaaataataaatatgtTTATGTGTAGAgaccaaaagaagatgctttctctcttcttttctttttccaccTCGAATGCAATAGTTCTTTCCATAAAGCAAGCCGCAATAGACAATGCTAGAAGATTCTTCacgcattttctttttgaaggaaatgatAGGAAAGACTAGTTTATATTGAACGCCTTTTCTCCATGTTTTAATGCAAGTATATTCCTGACGTCAGTTGAATATCTCATAGCCTCCAAAAAAGGCAGCAAGTTCAATAAGTCTGTATCCGTCGGATCACTTATCCAACCTTCTACCTGAATTGCGTTATCTACATTCATCGCGTAACTTACTGGGCTGTTAtctataataataacatcATCCAAAGAAGATGGAGAACTaccttttccattttcttcagaaCTCTTGATGATGCTTAGATCCTTAATATAACCAACACCATCTCTTAAAACACAATCTGAACGGTAGTATCTCTTTGAGAAATTAGCTGGGAAGGAGCTTTCTAGCCAATCTATCACAGGATCTGCATATTCTTTCATGGATGCTGTAAAAATAATGAGGTCGTACCATCTGCTGACTtttgttaaaaaaaaatcacagTAGGGTCTTTTGTGAATGAAATAAAGCGTAGGAATTCCGCTTATTCCAAACTTTACCTCCACTAGGTGACCCTGAGAAGAATTACTGTGCGTCGTACTTCGGGAAGCCGAATGAATTAAAGTCTCATCAAGATCAATgactaattttttttttttttgtgtaTTCAATATTGATTTGGGTATCAGCTTCTTCGGAAATAAGAACCTTCCCATACGTTTTGTACCAAACACAGTATTAGTATTTGAATGATTGGTGAGTGACACATCTGATTTGGAGTAACTTCTTGATCTTGATTTGACTGATTGTGCCTTCAATAATGAGCCTTTGACATTATCTCTTTGTAAAATGATTTCATCACTAGCATTCAAGTCATCGTCCACTGTTTCGGGAATTGTATTTAGattgccattttttgagCCTGCCTTCTCATTGGAATCATTGCCATTACCTGAACTTGTGGACGACACATTCCCACTATTACCTGGTTCCTTATGTCTCTTATCAGTATGTTTTACACGACGCTCGATGACGCTTAATGGGAAAGTAAAAACAAACCATAACGACATCAAAGGCTTAATTATCAAATAATacggaagaaaaagtagtATTGTCCATAAAATTGACGCGATTTTCCTTCTCAGAATAGAACGTAGCGCTTTTGGCTTTATGTAAACAGACTGATTATTATCCTCGTTCTGCTTAGATCCCTCAAGGTTGTCTGTGGAATGGTTGTGCTGGTGGTTTCCTCcaataatatcattttcaGTGTGACGGGCACCTGTTTTCGAAGTTTCATTTGAAGCATTAACTAGATCTTGACTCTTTGTCAGCTCAACattgattgttttttttggtttcttggTAGTTATTAagtgatttgaaaaatattttagGGCATTCATTCAAATGATGAAACGATGTCCAGAAATTAACAACGATAGAGAAAAAGCGAGAATGggatacaaaaataaactctATATATTCCGACTATTTAGCACGGAGGAGAATTCGAGATAATGCTCTATTCTTACGCAAACGCAACTGTTTTCAAgagttttttgtttaaaaGAGTGTCTggaccttttttttctcatgCGATTTTATTACCCTTATTTTCTAATCGAAAACTCGGAACGATTTAACGACATCAAGAActgttgaacaaaaaagccTTTTTTACTTGACGTTTAATTACAGGGCTTGAACGAGAGGATAGTTgtattttattatattgttACTTATTCCTTTTAAACGGGGTTTATATATCTAAGCGTTTAACGATACACTTCCTTCATATTATACCGCTTTTCTTTAGGTTCTGCTGGATGATTAGATCAGTGACTGCGCTTAGTACGAATTTCATAGTTTGAGTGTCGGTGGCGCATGTGCGTTTTACATAAATCGGCTTATTTGTCTTGTTCAAGTTTAAAAATATCTTTTCGAAGTATCTCATACCCGCTTCCGCATCGCCAACACGGCCTTGATAATCAGGGAAGTGTTTCCTTATTGGCATgctttttactttttcatcgAATAGATCAAtcttattcaaaaataaaataaatggTGTGTCTTTAAACCACTTAGAATTCAATAAGGTGTCAAATAACATTATTGATTCATGCATTCTGTTGActctttcatcttcaaacaGCATCTGGTCATATTCGCTCATCGCTAGGACAAATAAAACTGCAGTAATTCCCTCGAAGCAGTGAATCCATTTTTTGCGTTCAGAACGCTGTCCACCAGCATCAAGAACCTTGAATTTGGAAGAACCGATGTTGAATTCTGTTTCTGTGATACCCGTGGTCTTTATACGGCCCTTTAAGATGTCCTCATCTGTGCAAACATAATTCGGACTAGCGAATTTTTCGATATTGTCAAAATAGTATGCCGCCGACCCCTCCAACTGAAACTCATTGGAACGCGCAAAACACTGTTTAATACCTTTATCGTTATTCCAAAGTTGCTTTATGGCCTCAGCAATGTCTTCGTGGATAAAATTTTGTCTACTTGGCACTTgattttcctttgatgTTTTCCTAACAAACATCCGGTCATCGCCCTCTTGGTTCAAATCCTTGCAAATGTCCTCTAGATTGAGCCTACTAGTACTATTTTTATCGTCCTCCTCATTATGTGGCACTGTATCAGCATTGTTTTCAGTGCCACCTTTCTTAATGggaatatttttgttttcatcgAAGGCAGCTTTTGCTCGTCCAGTACTTTGAACACGCCTTTTAGTTTCATACCTTTCCGAATATTTTAGAACATaatcattcaaaaactcAGAACCACCGGCAACGCTGGCGTTGATGTAATCGAGAGCTTTAGCTTTTAGCAGTATCCTCTTACATGCAAACAACTCTTTGTTCTTAATGGGATCATCGCAGTCAAGTTGGATGCCTAGTTTTCTGGCCTGAATAATCAGGATTTTCATTGATTGTATGGCATCTGCCCATATCACTTGGGCGTACTGTAGTCTTTCTTGGTGAGAAAAGCCGCCTTGATGCAACAATCTCAACTGTTTCAGAACCGTTGATTTTCCTGATTCACCAGCACCCAATAGTAACAgtttaatttcatttttgtccCTTTGTTTCTCTAGTTGCAACGATTGTTCGATAACATCGTTAGCTCTTTTATTCTGTAAAAATGGATCACTTTCGTCATCCAGTGTTTGTGTGCTCACTGTACAACCCATCCTTGCTTGAAAATGTTGTCTTATGCTACTTGGATGATTGGTGGAATGGTATATATGGCAATTATGGGTATAAGCTAttattttcaagttttggCCTGAAAGATGATCAAAGATgctagaaagagaagaaaagaagatgaaataatATAAAACGCAACCCAGATCGGTAcacttttattattctctTTATTTTACATTACTTTTTAATATTTCCCTTTTGAGAAAACAACTTGtaacaaaaattttcctgCCTCTTCATTtaatcctttttttcccttctAGCCCACAGAAATAAGCGCAGGAACCTGAAATTGATGTGTTTTTTGACATGATGAGGTAAAAGATTGTCGGTGAGTAAAAAACGAAGGCGTTTCAAATTGAAACCAGAGTTAGCGCTGCCCGCATGGAATAAGGGTTAATCGTTTTTTGTCTTGGTTTTCCAGTAACAGTTTCGTCCATAATTTCAGTTAATGATCTTGATTTCATGAAATATAGATGCcatcaaagaggaaaggaaagaaaaagcaatgaAAAGAGTATGTTACTTATATATACAGGATATGaatcaataatattaattaTAATTTTGAGTCTAATAAAGCAGTTTAtagatttcttttcttcttatctTATTACTACTGCTCTAATGCACATTTCTAAAACTTACCTGCTGTGTTAAATGATTGGCCCATTTTTTGCATATTTTCGCCAACT
Proteins encoded:
- the NEM1 gene encoding Nem1-Spo7 phosphatase catalytic subunit NEM1 (similar to Saccharomyces cerevisiae NEM1 (YHR004C); ancestral locus Anc_2.530) — encoded protein: MNALKYFSNHLITTKKPKKTINVELTKSQDLVNASNETSKTGARHTENDIIGGNHQHNHSTDNLEGSKQNEDNNQSVYIKPKALRSILRRKIASILWTILLFLPYYLIIKPLMSLWFVFTFPLSVIERRVKHTDKRHKEPGNSGNVSSTSSGNGNDSNEKAGSKNGNLNTIPETVDDDLNASDEIILQRDNVKGSLLKAQSVKSRSRSYSKSDVSLTNHSNTNTVFGTKRMGRFLFPKKLIPKSILNTQKKKKLVIDLDETLIHSASRSTTHSNSSQGHLVEVKFGISGIPTLYFIHKRPYCDFFLTKVSRWYDLIIFTASMKEYADPVIDWLESSFPANFSKRYYRSDCVLRDGVGYIKDLSIIKSSEENGKGSSPSSLDDVIIIDNSPVSYAMNVDNAIQVEGWISDPTDTDLLNLLPFLEAMRYSTDVRNILALKHGEKAFNIN
- the GPA1 gene encoding guanine nucleotide-binding protein subunit alpha (similar to Saccharomyces cerevisiae GPA1 (YHR005C); ancestral locus Anc_2.643); the protein is MGCTVSTQTLDDESDPFLQNKRANDVIEQSLQLEKQRDKNEIKLLLLGAGESGKSTVLKQLRLLHQGGFSHQERLQYAQVIWADAIQSMKILIIQARKLGIQLDCDDPIKNKELFACKRILLKAKALDYINASVAGGSEFLNDYVLKYSERYETKRRVQSTGRAKAAFDENKNIPIKKGGTENNADTVPHNEEDDKNSTSRLNLEDICKDLNQEGDDRMFVRKTSKENQVPSRQNFIHEDIAEAIKQLWNNDKGIKQCFARSNEFQLEGSAAYYFDNIEKFASPNYVCTDEDILKGRIKTTGITETEFNIGSSKFKVLDAGGQRSERKKWIHCFEGITAVLFVLAMSEYDQMLFEDERVNRMHESIMLFDTLLNSKWFKDTPFILFLNKIDLFDEKVKSMPIRKHFPDYQGRVGDAEAGMRYFEKIFLNLNKTNKPIYVKRTCATDTQTMKFVLSAVTDLIIQQNLKKSGII